One window of Chryseobacterium indologenes genomic DNA carries:
- a CDS encoding MmcQ/YjbR family DNA-binding protein, producing the protein MDANEILDYCLAKKGVTESFPFDNETLVLKVDTKMFLLMGLERQPLSINVKTDPEWSAELREQYPQITGAYHMNKTHWNSVTADGLKRDLIFKLIDHSYDLVFKSLTKKAQNAVNSL; encoded by the coding sequence ATGGATGCCAACGAAATTTTAGATTACTGTCTTGCCAAAAAAGGAGTTACGGAAAGCTTTCCGTTTGATAACGAGACTCTTGTATTAAAAGTAGACACCAAAATGTTTTTACTGATGGGCCTTGAAAGACAGCCGTTATCGATAAATGTAAAAACAGATCCCGAATGGAGCGCAGAACTCCGTGAACAGTATCCTCAAATTACAGGCGCTTATCACATGAACAAAACCCATTGGAACTCTGTAACAGCAGATGGTTTGAAAAGAGATCTGATCTTTAAACTCATTGACCATTCCTATGATTTGGTTTTTAAATCCCTGACAAAGAAGGCTCAGAATGCAGTAAATTCTTTATAA
- a CDS encoding NAD(P)H-binding protein — MKALVIGATGATGKDLVNQLLNDKEFDEVDIFVRKPVDIQNDKLKVHVVNFEKPEEWKDMVKGDVAFSCLGTTLKDAGSKEAQKKVDFDYQYEFAKAAKDNEVEDYILVSAYGANPQSKIFYSKMKGELEEAVKQLHFNKITIFKPGMLERTNSERTGEVLGSRIIKFANKLGLLESQKPLPTDILAKAMIKSSKIKSNGYSSIKLGNIFCFAEKTNE; from the coding sequence ATGAAAGCTTTGGTAATAGGTGCTACAGGCGCCACGGGAAAAGATCTTGTCAATCAGTTATTGAACGACAAAGAGTTTGATGAAGTGGATATCTTTGTAAGAAAGCCTGTTGATATTCAAAATGATAAGCTAAAAGTTCATGTGGTGAATTTTGAAAAGCCAGAGGAATGGAAAGATATGGTGAAAGGAGATGTGGCGTTTTCGTGTCTCGGAACAACTTTAAAGGATGCCGGAAGCAAAGAAGCCCAGAAAAAAGTAGACTTTGACTACCAATATGAATTTGCGAAAGCTGCGAAAGATAATGAAGTAGAAGATTATATTCTGGTCTCAGCTTACGGAGCAAATCCACAGTCTAAGATTTTCTATTCCAAAATGAAAGGTGAACTGGAAGAAGCTGTAAAGCAGCTGCATTTCAATAAGATCACTATTTTCAAACCGGGAATGCTGGAACGAACAAATTCTGAACGAACCGGAGAAGTTTTAGGCAGCCGGATTATAAAGTTTGCCAATAAACTAGGATTATTAGAAAGCCAAAAGCCGCTGCCCACCGATATTCTGGCAAAAGCAATGATCAAATCTTCAAAAATAAAAAGTAACGGATACTCCAGCATAAAGCTTGGAAATATTTTCTGTTTTGCGGAGAAAACCAATGAATAG
- a CDS encoding VOC family protein has translation MKKIIFTLCILASFMLGFAFKAVTENKSDETKRVTGIGGIFFKCKDPKKMREWYESHLGLATNEYGSVFEWYQGADNSKKGFSQWSPFSEKTKYFQPSEKDFMINYRVENLEKLIGQLKKENVTIVDKMETYEYGKFIHIMDIEGNKIELWEPNDIEYEKLGQKMGSKITK, from the coding sequence ATGAAGAAAATAATTTTTACCCTTTGTATCCTGGCTTCCTTTATGTTGGGATTTGCTTTTAAAGCCGTTACAGAAAATAAATCTGATGAAACGAAAAGAGTAACCGGTATCGGTGGAATCTTTTTTAAATGTAAGGATCCTAAAAAGATGAGAGAATGGTACGAAAGCCATCTGGGACTTGCCACCAATGAATATGGATCTGTATTTGAGTGGTATCAGGGAGCGGATAATTCTAAAAAAGGATTCAGCCAATGGAGTCCTTTCAGTGAAAAAACAAAATATTTTCAGCCTTCTGAAAAAGATTTCATGATCAATTATCGGGTAGAAAACCTTGAAAAACTCATCGGGCAGCTAAAAAAAGAAAATGTAACCATTGTTGATAAGATGGAGACTTATGAATACGGAAAATTTATTCATATTATGGATATAGAAGGTAACAAAATAGAACTTTGGGAGCCTAATGATATCGAATATGAAAAGCTAGGACAAAAAATGGGAAGTAAAATCACAAAATAG
- a CDS encoding glutathione peroxidase, producing the protein MKNIFLMMLSCIAFLQSCTNQKSEISKAKTTELMGKTIYDFKVESLDGKEINFADFKGKKILIVNTASECGFTPQYADLEKVYEEYKDKLVVVGFPANNFGGQEPGTNTEIGAFCQKNYGVTFPLAAKVSVKGDDTAPIFKYLTEQELNGVKNTTILWNFTKFLVDENGKLIDSFVSTTKPTDEAITKYLK; encoded by the coding sequence ATGAAAAATATTTTTTTAATGATGCTTTCTTGTATCGCATTCCTGCAAAGCTGCACCAACCAAAAAAGTGAAATTTCTAAAGCCAAAACCACAGAACTTATGGGAAAAACAATATACGACTTCAAAGTAGAAAGTCTTGATGGGAAAGAAATCAATTTTGCAGATTTCAAAGGGAAAAAAATCCTGATTGTCAATACCGCTTCAGAATGTGGGTTTACCCCTCAGTATGCTGATCTTGAGAAAGTATATGAGGAATATAAAGATAAACTGGTAGTAGTAGGATTTCCTGCCAATAATTTTGGAGGACAGGAACCTGGGACCAATACTGAAATTGGCGCTTTCTGCCAGAAAAATTACGGGGTGACATTCCCTTTGGCAGCTAAAGTTTCTGTGAAAGGAGATGATACCGCTCCAATATTCAAGTATTTAACAGAACAGGAGCTAAACGGAGTAAAGAATACAACTATTCTTTGGAACTTCACAAAATTCCTGGTAGACGAAAACGGAAAACTGATCGATTCTTTTGTAAGTACTACAAAGCCTACTGACGAGGCTATTACAAAATATCTTAAATAA